The Crocosphaera subtropica ATCC 51142 genome includes a window with the following:
- the rplY gene encoding 50S ribosomal protein L25, translating into MSLSIECKKRPENVKGNALRREGLIPATLYGHNGTESMQLMVDQKETALMLREVTVDETVIDVNIPDLSWNGKAVVKEIQAHPWKRNLIHLSFCYVKPEA; encoded by the coding sequence ATGTCTTTATCCATTGAATGTAAAAAACGTCCCGAAAATGTTAAAGGTAATGCTTTACGTCGTGAAGGCTTAATTCCTGCTACCTTATACGGCCATAATGGCACAGAATCGATGCAATTAATGGTGGATCAAAAAGAAACTGCCTTAATGCTTAGGGAGGTAACGGTTGATGAAACGGTAATCGATGTTAATATTCCGGATTTATCTTGGAATGGTAAAGCGGTTGTCAAGGAAATACAGGCACATCCTTGGAAACGCAACCTTATTCATCTTAGCTTCTGTTACGTTAAACCTGAAGCTTAA
- a CDS encoding flagellar biosynthesis protein FlgM: MTIKPPPNIQIAVTQNSQKHWYIPHDQAIPRPGNESDITQILVGIYTLDLVKINEIDQTVYIDFYLGLQWYDSRLDVSLSNPNASPYQCKIDQVWHPNLHIINQRHLDKELDEIVHINPQGIVTYRQRFYGQLSTSLDLKRFPFDEQTIKVELISFSYSPEEIHFIEADELNGISNEISLINWSIKEITTYSHGHYLQPEQQEYARFDYQIKVQRHSHFYAWRVLFPVALIVLMSDLVFWLEPTQIIPQITLATATMVSLITYQFILRQELPKMNYLTAEDKVIVGSMLLVFLALVESVTSINLVAGGYRDLALYLDDVLKWFVPVLFMGLAAVAFWV; encoded by the coding sequence ATGACAATTAAACCGCCCCCAAATATACAAATAGCTGTTACCCAGAATAGTCAAAAACATTGGTATATTCCCCATGACCAAGCCATTCCCAGACCTGGTAATGAGTCAGATATAACTCAAATATTAGTAGGGATTTATACGTTAGATTTGGTCAAAATTAATGAGATAGACCAAACCGTATATATTGATTTTTATTTAGGATTACAATGGTATGATTCCCGTTTAGATGTTTCTTTGTCTAATCCTAATGCTTCCCCTTATCAATGTAAAATTGACCAAGTTTGGCATCCAAATCTACATATTATTAATCAACGTCATTTAGATAAAGAATTAGATGAAATTGTACATATTAATCCCCAAGGAATTGTTACTTATCGACAGCGATTTTATGGACAATTATCCACCAGTCTTGATTTAAAACGATTTCCTTTTGATGAACAAACTATCAAAGTTGAACTCATATCTTTTAGTTATTCTCCTGAAGAAATTCATTTCATAGAAGCAGACGAACTGAATGGAATTAGTAATGAAATTTCCTTGATTAACTGGTCAATTAAAGAAATTACTACCTATAGTCATGGTCATTATTTACAACCCGAACAACAAGAATATGCTAGATTTGACTATCAAATTAAAGTTCAAAGACATTCTCATTTTTATGCTTGGCGCGTTCTTTTTCCCGTCGCTTTAATTGTGTTAATGTCCGATTTAGTATTTTGGTTAGAACCCACACAAATTATTCCCCAAATTACCTTAGCCACTGCAACGATGGTGAGTTTAATTACTTATCAGTTTATTTTACGGCAAGAACTCCCTAAAATGAACTATTTAACCGCAGAAGATAAAGTCATTGTGGGGTCGATGTTATTAGTCTTTTTGGCTTTAGTCGAATCGGTTACGAGTATTAATTTAGTAGCTGGGGGTTATCGTGATTTAGCCTTATATTTAGACGATGTTTTAAAATGGTTTGTCCCTGTTTTATTTATGGGTTTAGCTGCTGTTGCGTTTTGGGTTTAA